CTGTCGCAAAAGGTGGCCTTTCTGGCACGGCCCGAGCTGGTTCTGCCCGCCATCATCGCCGTGGATGTGTGGAAGACCACGCCCTTCATGGCCCTTCTCCTCCTGGCCGGCCTTCAGCTAATTCCCGAGGAGCTTTACGAGGCGGCTAGCATTGACGGGGCCACCCGTTGGCAGCAGTTCTGGACCATTACCCTCCCCCTTCTTACCCCCGCCTTGGTGGTAGCCCTCATCTTCCGTACCCTGGATGCCTTACGGGTGTTTGACGTGATCTTCGTTATGAGCGGCGTAAACCCGGCCACCCGTACCCTGGCCGTCTACAACCGCCAGACCTTGATAGATTTCCAGGACTTGGGGTATGGCTCGGCCATAAGCGTGGCGATTTTGGTCCTAATTTTCCTTTTTGTGGTGGCCTATATGCGGACCCTGGGTAGGGAGGCTCTGCAATGAGGACATGGCTTCGCCTTGGAAATCGCCTGCTCTT
Above is a genomic segment from Thermus albus containing:
- a CDS encoding carbohydrate ABC transporter permease produces the protein MLTQRQVRLAWLLVLPTLLVAVLVAGYPLAQVFYWSLFRADIAFVEPPEFVGFKNYLYLLQDPDFRQALWNTVKFTVFSVSLETLLGLAIALVIHSNFKGRGLVRTAILIPWAIPTVVSAKMWQWMLHDVYGVINILGVKLGILSQKVAFLARPELVLPAIIAVDVWKTTPFMALLLLAGLQLIPEELYEAASIDGATRWQQFWTITLPLLTPALVVALIFRTLDALRVFDVIFVMSGVNPATRTLAVYNRQTLIDFQDLGYGSAISVAILVLIFLFVVAYMRTLGREALQ